A portion of the Achromobacter sp. MFA1 R4 genome contains these proteins:
- the uvrA gene encoding excinuclease ABC subunit UvrA, translated as MTIRIRGARTHNLKNVSLDLPRHKLVVVTGLSGSGKSSLAFDTLYAEGQRRYVESLSAYARQFLQLMDKPDVDLIEGLSPAISIEQKAAGHNPRSTVGTITEIHDYLRLLYARVGTPYCPDHGLPLQAQSVSQMVDAVLGWTPETRLAVLAPIARGKKGSFEDECASLQAQGYVRLRVDGQMMEIDGMAPLKKTEKHDIDVVIDRLRIRPEGKQRLAESFETALQLAEGRALALDMDSEREQVFSSRYACPVCSHSLPELEPRLFSFNNPMGACPSCDGIGQVGFFDPKRVVAFPELSLAAGAIRGWDRRNAFTHSLLTSLAAHYEFDIEAPFEDLPEALRDKVLYGSGDEEISFLYLNEKGRSTVKRHTFEGVIPNLERRWRETDSATVREELGKYRNIKTCPDCAGSRLRPEARNVLIGHDPRGGERHGQAIYEVEAMPLSSCLDWFRNLSLTGAKQEIAQRIVREIEARLSFLNNVGLNYLSLDRSADTISGGEAQRIRLASQIGSGLTGVMYVLDEPSIGLHQRDNDRLIGTLQHLRDLGNSVIVVEHDEDMIRMADWVVDMGPGAGEHGGEVVAQGAPDTVQRDPNSLTGQYLSGARAIAIPKRRPVDDELPWLTLTGASGNNLKDVELRVPAGRLVCVTGVSGSGKSTLINDTLAVAVSRQLHHAQSEPAPYVSMQGLENFDKIISVDQSPIGRTPRSNPATYTGLFTPIRELFAGVPEARTRGYDPGRFSFNVKGGRCEACQGDGVVKVEMHFLPDMYVPCDVCHGKRYNRETLEIRYRGRNISEVLDLTVEQALEYFESVPAISRKLHTLIDVGLSYIRLGQSATTLSGGEAQRVKLSQELSRRSTGRTLYILDEPTTGLHFRDIELLLQVLNQLVDAGNTVLIIEHNLDVIKTADWVVDMGPEGGDGGGRVVAQGTPETVAAATASHTGQYLGKLLRRKPGD; from the coding sequence GTGACCATACGCATCCGGGGTGCCCGCACCCACAATCTCAAGAACGTCTCCCTGGACCTGCCGCGCCACAAGCTGGTGGTCGTCACGGGCCTGTCCGGGTCGGGCAAATCCTCGCTGGCGTTCGACACGCTGTATGCGGAGGGCCAGCGGCGCTACGTGGAAAGCCTTTCCGCCTACGCCCGCCAGTTCCTGCAACTGATGGACAAACCGGACGTGGATCTCATCGAAGGCCTGTCGCCGGCCATTTCGATCGAGCAGAAGGCCGCGGGGCACAATCCCCGCTCCACCGTCGGCACCATCACCGAAATCCACGACTACCTGCGCCTGCTTTACGCGCGCGTCGGCACGCCCTATTGCCCCGACCACGGCCTGCCGCTGCAGGCCCAGAGCGTCAGCCAGATGGTGGACGCGGTGCTGGGCTGGACGCCCGAGACGCGGCTGGCGGTGCTGGCTCCCATCGCGCGCGGCAAGAAAGGCAGCTTCGAGGACGAATGCGCCAGCCTGCAGGCGCAAGGCTACGTGCGCCTGCGCGTCGACGGCCAGATGATGGAAATCGACGGCATGGCGCCGCTCAAGAAGACCGAAAAGCACGACATCGACGTCGTGATCGACCGTCTGCGCATCCGGCCCGAAGGCAAGCAGCGCCTGGCCGAAAGCTTCGAGACCGCGCTACAGCTTGCCGAAGGCCGCGCGCTGGCGCTGGACATGGACAGCGAACGCGAGCAGGTCTTCTCCAGCCGCTATGCCTGCCCGGTGTGCAGCCACAGCCTGCCCGAGCTGGAGCCGCGCCTCTTCAGCTTCAACAATCCCATGGGCGCCTGCCCCAGTTGCGACGGCATCGGCCAGGTCGGCTTCTTCGATCCCAAGCGGGTCGTCGCCTTTCCGGAACTGAGCCTGGCGGCCGGCGCGATCCGCGGCTGGGACCGCCGCAACGCGTTCACGCACTCGCTGCTGACCAGTCTTGCGGCCCACTACGAATTCGACATCGAGGCGCCCTTCGAGGACCTGCCCGAAGCGCTGCGCGACAAGGTGCTGTACGGTTCGGGCGATGAAGAGATTTCGTTCCTCTACCTGAACGAGAAAGGCCGCAGCACGGTCAAGCGCCACACCTTCGAAGGCGTGATCCCGAACCTGGAGCGCCGCTGGCGCGAAACGGACTCGGCGACGGTGCGCGAAGAACTGGGCAAGTACCGCAACATCAAGACCTGCCCGGACTGCGCCGGCTCGCGCCTGCGTCCCGAAGCGCGCAACGTGCTGATCGGCCATGACCCGCGCGGCGGCGAGCGCCACGGCCAGGCCATCTACGAAGTCGAGGCCATGCCGCTGTCGAGCTGCCTGGACTGGTTCCGCAACCTGAGCCTGACCGGCGCCAAGCAGGAGATCGCGCAACGCATCGTGCGCGAGATCGAGGCGCGCCTGAGCTTCCTGAACAACGTCGGCCTGAACTACCTGTCGCTGGACCGCAGCGCGGACACGATCTCCGGCGGCGAGGCGCAGCGCATCCGGCTGGCCAGCCAGATCGGCTCGGGCCTGACCGGCGTGATGTACGTGCTGGACGAGCCCTCCATCGGCCTGCACCAGCGCGACAACGACCGCCTCATCGGCACCCTGCAGCACCTGCGCGACCTCGGCAACAGCGTCATCGTCGTCGAGCACGACGAAGACATGATCCGCATGGCCGACTGGGTCGTGGACATGGGCCCCGGCGCGGGCGAACACGGCGGCGAGGTCGTCGCCCAGGGCGCCCCCGACACCGTGCAGCGCGACCCCAATTCGCTGACGGGCCAGTACCTGAGCGGCGCCCGCGCCATCGCCATCCCGAAGCGCCGGCCGGTCGATGACGAACTGCCCTGGCTGACGCTCACCGGCGCCAGCGGCAACAACCTGAAGGACGTGGAGCTGCGCGTGCCCGCGGGGCGCCTGGTCTGCGTGACGGGCGTGTCCGGTTCGGGCAAATCCACGCTCATCAACGATACGCTGGCGGTGGCCGTGTCGCGCCAGCTCCATCACGCGCAAAGCGAGCCCGCGCCTTATGTGTCGATGCAGGGCCTGGAGAATTTCGACAAGATCATCAGCGTCGACCAAAGCCCCATCGGCCGCACGCCGCGCAGCAACCCCGCCACTTATACGGGCCTGTTCACGCCGATCCGCGAGCTTTTCGCCGGCGTGCCGGAAGCGCGCACGCGCGGCTACGATCCCGGCCGGTTCAGCTTCAACGTCAAGGGCGGCCGCTGCGAAGCCTGCCAGGGCGATGGCGTGGTCAAGGTCGAGATGCACTTCCTGCCCGACATGTACGTGCCCTGCGACGTCTGCCATGGCAAGCGCTACAACCGCGAAACGCTCGAGATCCGCTACCGCGGCCGCAACATCAGCGAGGTGCTGGACCTGACCGTGGAGCAGGCGCTCGAATATTTCGAATCGGTGCCGGCCATCTCGCGCAAGCTGCACACGCTCATCGACGTGGGCCTGTCGTACATCCGCCTGGGCCAGAGCGCGACCACGCTGTCGGGCGGCGAGGCGCAGCGCGTGAAGCTGTCGCAGGAGCTGTCGCGCCGCAGCACCGGCCGCACGCTGTACATCCTGGACGAGCCCACCACCGGCCTGCATTTCCGCGATATCGAACTGCTGCTGCAGGTTCTGAACCAACTGGTCGACGCCGGCAACACCGTGCTCATCATCGAGCACAACCTGGACGTCATCAAGACGGCCGACTGGGTGGTCGACATGGGTCCCGAAGGCGGCGACGGCGGCGGCCGCGTCGTGGCGCAAGGCACGCCGGAGACGGTCGCGGCCGCAACGGCCAGCCACACCGGCCAGTACCTGGGCAAGCTTCTGCGCCGCAAGCCGGGCGACTGA
- a CDS encoding MFS transporter: MPADKKLKLTPSERRASVALAGLFAARMLGLFLLLPVFAVAASGMPGGDDPARVGLALGMYGLTQAFMQIPFGLASDRWGRRPVVLFGLLLFVAGSIVCAQATDVFWITIGRAIQGAGAISAAVTAWLADATRDEVRTRAMAMVGASIGLSFAVSLVLSPVLVGWWGLSGLFWTIACLGVICLAVARWVVPVVPRTQARTMQAAKPREVLTHRDLLRLNFGVFVLHLIQVSLFVVVPALLAKVGGLDARDLWKVYLPVILVSFVLMVPVVFVAEKRRAHRGALRASVAGLVLVCALLPAASHGFYSLAVALTGFFVAFNVLEALQPSLVSRVAPQAYKGLALGFYNTAQAAGLFTGGALGGWLAANSGSSAVFVAAAVLSAIWLAVTWALRPLA; this comes from the coding sequence ATGCCGGCAGATAAAAAACTGAAATTGACCCCTTCCGAGCGCCGCGCCAGCGTGGCCCTGGCCGGCCTGTTCGCCGCGCGGATGCTGGGACTGTTCCTGTTGCTGCCCGTGTTTGCCGTTGCCGCAAGCGGCATGCCGGGCGGCGACGATCCGGCCCGGGTCGGCCTGGCGCTGGGCATGTACGGCCTGACCCAGGCCTTCATGCAGATTCCCTTCGGCCTCGCGTCCGACCGCTGGGGGCGCCGGCCCGTCGTGCTGTTCGGCCTGCTGCTCTTCGTGGCGGGCAGCATCGTCTGCGCGCAGGCCACGGACGTCTTCTGGATCACAATAGGCCGCGCCATCCAGGGCGCCGGCGCGATATCGGCCGCCGTCACCGCCTGGCTGGCCGACGCCACCCGCGACGAGGTGCGCACGCGCGCGATGGCCATGGTGGGCGCGTCGATCGGCCTGTCTTTCGCCGTATCGCTGGTGCTCTCGCCCGTGCTGGTGGGGTGGTGGGGGCTGTCGGGCCTGTTCTGGACCATCGCCTGCCTGGGCGTCATCTGCCTGGCCGTGGCGCGCTGGGTGGTGCCGGTGGTGCCCCGCACGCAGGCGCGCACCATGCAGGCCGCCAAGCCCCGGGAAGTCCTGACCCATCGCGACCTGCTGCGCCTGAATTTCGGTGTCTTCGTGCTGCACCTGATCCAGGTGTCGCTGTTCGTCGTGGTGCCCGCGCTGCTGGCGAAAGTGGGCGGGCTGGACGCGCGCGACCTGTGGAAGGTCTACCTGCCGGTCATCCTGGTGTCCTTCGTGCTGATGGTGCCCGTGGTGTTTGTCGCGGAAAAGCGCCGGGCGCATCGCGGCGCCTTGCGCGCGTCGGTAGCCGGCCTGGTGCTGGTATGCGCGCTGCTGCCGGCGGCCAGCCACGGTTTTTACTCACTGGCCGTGGCGCTGACGGGCTTTTTCGTGGCCTTCAACGTGCTGGAGGCCCTGCAGCCCTCGTTGGTCTCGCGCGTGGCGCCGCAGGCCTACAAGGGGCTGGCGCTGGGCTTCTACAACACCGCGCAGGCCGCGGGCCTGTTCACGGGCGGCGCCCTGGGCGGTTGGCTGGCGGCGAACTCGGGTTCCAGCGCGGTGTTCGTCGCCGCGGCGGTCCTGTCGGCGATCTGGCTGGCGGTCACCTGGGCGCTGCGGCCCCTGGCCTGA
- the ssb gene encoding single-stranded DNA-binding protein produces the protein MASVNKVILVGNLGRDPEVRYSPDGAAICNMSIATTSSWKDKASGEKREETEWHRVVMYNRLAEIAGEYLKKGRSVYIEGRLKTRKWQDKDTGADRYSTEIVADQMQMLGGREDGGGGGGGSYGGGGYDDAPRQQRAAPAQRPAPQQRPAPAAAPASSGANLADMDDDIPF, from the coding sequence ATGGCATCGGTTAACAAAGTCATACTCGTGGGCAATCTGGGTCGCGACCCGGAAGTCCGCTACAGCCCCGACGGGGCGGCAATCTGCAATATGTCGATCGCCACGACCTCCTCCTGGAAGGACAAGGCCAGCGGCGAGAAGCGCGAAGAGACCGAATGGCACCGCGTCGTCATGTACAACCGCCTGGCGGAAATCGCCGGCGAATACCTGAAGAAGGGCCGCTCGGTGTACATCGAAGGCCGTCTCAAGACGCGCAAGTGGCAAGACAAGGACACCGGCGCTGACCGCTACAGCACCGAAATCGTCGCCGACCAGATGCAGATGCTGGGCGGCCGCGAAGACGGCGGCGGCGGTGGCGGCGGCAGCTACGGCGGTGGCGGCTACGACGACGCACCGCGCCAGCAGCGCGCCGCCCCGGCGCAGCGTCCTGCGCCCCAGCAGCGTCCGGCACCCGCGGCGGCCCCGGCCAGCAGCGGCGCCAATCTGGCGGATATGGACGACGATATTCCGTTCTGA
- a CDS encoding LysR family transcriptional regulator, with amino-acid sequence MKADLASELQFFVLIARQGSLSAAARQLDLTPPAATKRLALMEKRLGVRLVNRTTRSISLTNEGETYLAYATRILADLREMEDVVSRSSAQPRGLIRVNATLGFGRTTIAPLVSEFAKRFPQVQVELDVTDRPVDLVEGGFDLAIRFGTLPDKRLAARRIMTNRRFLCASPRYLQTHGTPAALADLAHHHCILHRQNDEAHGVWRFTHKGRVEGVKVEGGLSSNDGDIVLGWALDGHGILIRSEWDLAKYLESGRLRVVLPDFTLPSADLFVYYPQRRNQTARTRAFIDFLVEAFQPDATGAVAGRPGP; translated from the coding sequence GTGAAAGCCGACCTGGCCTCCGAGCTGCAGTTCTTCGTGCTGATCGCCCGGCAGGGCAGTCTGTCGGCCGCGGCGCGGCAGTTGGACCTGACGCCGCCCGCGGCCACCAAGCGCCTGGCGCTGATGGAAAAGCGCCTCGGCGTGCGGCTGGTCAACCGGACCACGCGCAGCATCAGCCTGACCAACGAAGGCGAGACCTATCTCGCCTACGCCACGCGGATCCTGGCCGACCTGCGCGAGATGGAAGACGTGGTCTCCCGCAGCAGCGCCCAACCGCGCGGCCTCATCCGCGTCAATGCCACGCTGGGCTTCGGCCGCACGACCATCGCGCCGCTGGTGTCCGAGTTCGCGAAACGCTTTCCGCAGGTCCAGGTCGAGCTGGACGTGACGGACAGGCCCGTCGACCTGGTGGAAGGCGGCTTCGACCTGGCCATCCGCTTCGGAACGCTGCCCGACAAACGCCTCGCCGCCCGGCGCATCATGACCAACCGCCGCTTCCTGTGCGCCTCGCCGCGCTACCTGCAGACCCACGGCACGCCCGCCGCCTTGGCCGACCTGGCGCATCACCACTGCATCCTCCACCGGCAGAACGACGAGGCGCACGGCGTCTGGCGCTTCACACACAAGGGCCGCGTCGAGGGGGTGAAAGTGGAAGGCGGCCTGTCCAGCAACGACGGCGACATCGTGCTGGGCTGGGCGCTGGACGGACACGGCATCCTCATCCGGTCGGAGTGGGATCTGGCCAAGTACCTGGAAAGCGGCAGGCTGCGGGTGGTGCTGCCGGACTTCACGCTGCCCTCGGCCGACCTGTTCGTCTACTACCCGCAACGCCGCAACCAGACGGCGAGGACGCGCGCGTTCATCGATTTTCTGGTCGAGGCGTTCCAGCCAGACGCAACGGGGGCTGTGGCGGGCAGGCCGGGGCCGTAA
- a CDS encoding mandelate racemase/muconate lactonizing enzyme family protein: protein MRIVDIREQTLPISSPIRNAYIDFSKMTLSLVAVITDVIRDGKPVVGYGFNSNGRYGQGKLMRERFIPRVLEADPDSLVDATGRNLDPHKVWDAMFKNEKPGGHGERSVAIGTIDMAVWDAVAKIEGKPLFQLLAERYGNGQPDRRVFVYAAGGYYHPGQDHARLKDEMRSYLDRGYTVVKKKIGGASLEEDLRRIDSVLSVLQDGQKLAVDANGRFDLDTAIAYAKALSQYDLFWYEEAGDPLDFELQATLRNYYDKPMATGENLFSMQDARNLIRYGGMRPDRDYLQFDCALSYGLVEYLRTLAMLRQHGWSASRCVPHGGHQMSLNIAAGLGLGGNESYPGLFQPFGGFPDGVKVEGGYVTMPDLPGIGFEGKADLYAVMRELSS, encoded by the coding sequence ATGAGAATCGTCGACATCCGCGAGCAGACCCTGCCCATCAGTTCGCCCATCCGCAACGCCTATATCGACTTCAGCAAGATGACGCTGAGCCTGGTGGCCGTGATCACCGACGTGATCCGCGACGGCAAGCCGGTGGTCGGCTACGGCTTCAACTCGAACGGCCGCTACGGGCAGGGCAAGCTGATGCGCGAGCGGTTCATTCCGCGCGTGCTGGAGGCAGACCCGGATTCGCTGGTCGACGCCACCGGACGCAACCTGGATCCGCACAAGGTCTGGGACGCCATGTTCAAGAACGAGAAGCCCGGCGGCCACGGCGAGCGTTCGGTCGCGATCGGCACCATCGACATGGCGGTGTGGGACGCGGTCGCGAAGATCGAGGGCAAGCCGCTGTTCCAGTTGCTGGCCGAACGCTATGGCAATGGCCAGCCGGACCGCCGGGTGTTTGTGTACGCCGCGGGCGGGTATTACCACCCCGGCCAGGACCACGCCAGGCTCAAGGACGAGATGCGTAGCTACCTTGATCGCGGCTATACGGTGGTGAAAAAGAAGATCGGCGGCGCATCCCTGGAGGAGGACCTGCGCCGCATCGATTCGGTGCTGAGCGTGTTGCAGGATGGCCAGAAACTGGCCGTCGACGCGAATGGCCGCTTCGACCTGGACACGGCCATCGCCTACGCCAAGGCGCTGTCGCAGTACGACCTCTTCTGGTATGAAGAGGCGGGCGATCCGCTGGATTTCGAGCTGCAGGCGACGCTGCGCAATTACTACGACAAGCCGATGGCGACGGGCGAGAACCTGTTCTCGATGCAGGACGCGCGCAACCTGATCCGTTATGGCGGCATGCGGCCCGACCGCGATTACCTCCAGTTCGACTGCGCGCTCAGCTATGGCCTGGTGGAGTACCTGCGCACGCTGGCGATGCTGCGCCAGCATGGCTGGTCGGCCAGCCGGTGCGTGCCGCATGGCGGGCACCAGATGTCGCTGAACATCGCGGCGGGCCTGGGCCTGGGCGGCAACGAGAGCTATCCCGGCCTGTTCCAGCCGTTCGGCGGCTTCCCGGATGGCGTCAAGGTGGAAGGCGGCTACGTGACGATGCCCGATCTGCCGGGCATCGGCTTTGAGGGCAAGGCGGACCTGTATGCCGTCATGCGGGAACTCTCGTCGTGA
- a CDS encoding TonB-dependent siderophore receptor yields MSFTVKPPPLALLAALVASAPVAAQTAPSASAGVSTLAPVLVQGTTDASATSGGDYVATRSRSGTKSDAALIDTPQTINVITRTEMDQRGVTSLAQAVRYTPGVFAQYGDNDVRYDWLTIRGFTPSRYLDGLLLPFGARGYAQPRIDTYGLERIEILKGPSSGLYGQSAPGGLVNMTSKRPTAEPFNEVVLQAGSFNRYQGSFDFSGPADEAGQFLYRLTGTLRDSDTQYQHVDDDRQFIAPSFTWRPSSDTSLNVSAQYQKITSHGGGGAPVLPVIGTLEKSSAGYIPRDRFVGEPGYDIFTNEQTMIGYTLDHRVNDTWSLRQSARYTNVDTNTRRVQIGAMVSETQAIRYAWAFPETSHAFQIDNQVNAKFTAGPTRHDLTMGLDYLREKSRYNESSLGLMMPPAYPLFDVFDPVYGASVTRPPTATKINMTRSQIGVYAQDQIELDRLLLTLAGRYDWTDGTTDTGARGSAGQWNWSSRDADANRFTGRLGVTYRFDNGLAPYLSYSTSFQPVTGVMRDGSPLKPTTGEQYEAGVKFQPNGYASFVTLSAFQINQNNVSTPDPVNTSFVVQTGQVQVQGIELEGKASFDNGLDLTLSYALSDSEITQSNVAAQRGNQLNFVPRHQAALWADYTLRDGPLQGVGLGAGVTYRGGFYGDLNNNYAIPAVTLVDAAIRYDLGRASPALAGAQVALNVSNLFDKRYVANCLGTAVSCYWGAERTVMATLRYRW; encoded by the coding sequence GTGTCCTTTACCGTCAAGCCGCCCCCGTTGGCATTGCTCGCAGCCCTGGTCGCGTCCGCGCCGGTTGCCGCGCAAACGGCTCCCTCTGCCTCGGCGGGCGTCTCCACGCTGGCCCCGGTCCTGGTGCAGGGCACGACCGACGCCTCGGCAACGTCCGGCGGCGATTACGTCGCCACGCGCAGCCGATCCGGCACCAAGTCGGATGCCGCATTGATCGATACCCCCCAGACCATCAATGTCATCACCCGGACGGAAATGGACCAGCGCGGCGTCACCTCCCTCGCGCAGGCCGTCCGCTACACGCCAGGGGTTTTCGCCCAGTACGGTGACAACGACGTGCGCTACGACTGGCTGACGATCCGCGGGTTCACCCCGTCGCGCTACCTGGACGGACTGCTGCTGCCCTTCGGCGCGCGCGGCTATGCCCAGCCGCGCATCGACACCTATGGACTGGAACGGATTGAGATCCTGAAGGGGCCTTCGTCCGGCCTGTATGGCCAAAGCGCTCCGGGCGGCCTGGTGAACATGACCAGCAAACGCCCCACCGCCGAACCGTTCAATGAAGTGGTCCTGCAGGCCGGCAGCTTCAACCGGTATCAGGGGTCGTTCGATTTCTCGGGCCCGGCCGACGAGGCGGGCCAGTTCCTGTACCGCCTGACCGGCACATTGCGCGACAGCGACACGCAGTACCAGCATGTCGACGACGACCGCCAGTTCATCGCACCCAGCTTCACCTGGCGCCCATCGTCCGACACCAGCCTGAACGTCAGCGCGCAATACCAGAAGATCACCAGCCACGGCGGCGGCGGCGCGCCCGTGCTGCCGGTCATCGGGACACTGGAGAAAAGCAGCGCCGGCTACATTCCCCGCGACCGCTTCGTGGGCGAACCGGGCTACGACATCTTCACCAATGAACAAACCATGATCGGCTACACGCTGGACCACCGCGTGAACGACACGTGGAGCCTGCGGCAAAGCGCGCGCTATACCAACGTCGACACCAACACGCGCCGCGTGCAGATCGGCGCCATGGTGTCGGAGACGCAGGCCATCCGCTACGCCTGGGCCTTCCCCGAAACGTCGCATGCGTTCCAGATCGACAACCAGGTCAATGCCAAATTCACGGCCGGCCCGACGCGCCACGACCTCACGATGGGCCTGGATTATCTGCGGGAAAAATCGCGCTACAACGAAAGCAGCCTGGGCCTGATGATGCCCCCCGCCTATCCGCTGTTCGACGTCTTCGACCCCGTCTACGGAGCGTCGGTAACGCGCCCGCCCACGGCCACCAAGATCAACATGACGCGCAGTCAGATCGGCGTCTACGCGCAAGACCAGATCGAACTGGACCGGCTGCTGCTTACGCTCGCCGGCCGCTACGACTGGACCGACGGCACGACCGACACCGGCGCGCGCGGCAGCGCCGGCCAATGGAACTGGTCCTCCCGGGATGCCGATGCCAACCGTTTCACCGGCCGTCTCGGCGTCACGTATCGCTTTGACAACGGCCTGGCGCCCTACCTGAGCTACTCCACGTCGTTCCAGCCCGTGACGGGCGTCATGCGCGATGGCTCGCCCCTCAAGCCCACGACCGGCGAACAATATGAGGCCGGCGTGAAATTCCAGCCCAACGGCTACGCCAGCTTCGTGACGCTGTCGGCGTTTCAGATCAACCAGAACAACGTCAGCACGCCGGACCCGGTCAACACCAGCTTTGTCGTGCAGACCGGCCAGGTTCAGGTGCAGGGCATCGAGCTGGAAGGCAAGGCCAGTTTCGACAACGGCCTGGACCTGACCCTGTCCTATGCGCTCAGCGACAGCGAGATCACCCAGAGCAACGTTGCCGCGCAACGCGGCAATCAACTGAACTTCGTGCCGCGCCACCAGGCGGCGCTATGGGCCGACTACACCCTGCGCGACGGTCCGTTGCAGGGGGTCGGCCTGGGCGCGGGCGTGACGTACCGGGGCGGCTTTTACGGCGATCTGAACAACAACTACGCCATTCCGGCCGTCACCCTGGTCGACGCCGCCATCCGCTACGACCTGGGCCGCGCCAGCCCTGCGCTCGCTGGCGCGCAGGTGGCCTTGAACGTCTCCAATCTGTTCGACAAACGCTACGTCGCCAACTGCCTGGGCACCGCCGTGAGCTGCTACTGGGGCGCGGAACGCACGGTCATGGCGACCCTGCGGTATCGCTGGTGA
- a CDS encoding AraC family transcriptional regulator, which produces MPARVPASLPVVPLLDPYTAPAKPHEWWRGTLPTVPQTDDWENVIQCVHRVEEGVSVVVLDGCPSGALTLPAPGAPVFGMQVWLEGGAILALDGGKPLNLSGGAALLFNHEQAVGWTTHLFAKQRVRMVDIRFTPDALARAGDTAPIALLRQRFSHDVSVPAHGSLVATLDAPASLLALAGALSRDAPSAPEARRLWYRAKSLEMLAAFVQLLSVPELPKSLAGLEHRRLHEACLLLRERCTEQWPPGRLARMVGLSEKRLQQLMRETVGRSVHAYLSDVRLARAAELLRGGMSVTQAAGDLGYSSLSHFSKIFKARYGASPRSW; this is translated from the coding sequence ATGCCCGCCCGCGTCCCTGCGTCCTTGCCCGTCGTGCCTCTGCTCGATCCGTACACCGCGCCTGCCAAGCCCCACGAGTGGTGGCGCGGCACACTCCCGACGGTGCCTCAGACCGACGACTGGGAAAACGTCATCCAGTGCGTGCATCGCGTCGAGGAAGGCGTCAGCGTCGTGGTGTTGGATGGCTGCCCATCGGGGGCGCTGACCCTGCCGGCGCCCGGCGCGCCGGTGTTCGGCATGCAGGTGTGGTTGGAGGGCGGCGCGATCCTGGCGCTGGACGGAGGCAAGCCGTTGAACCTGTCGGGCGGCGCGGCCTTGCTGTTCAACCACGAGCAGGCGGTGGGCTGGACCACGCATCTGTTTGCGAAGCAGCGGGTGCGAATGGTGGATATCCGCTTTACTCCAGACGCCTTGGCGCGGGCGGGCGACACGGCGCCCATCGCCCTGTTGCGGCAGCGGTTTTCCCACGATGTGAGTGTGCCGGCGCACGGTTCGCTGGTGGCCACGCTGGACGCGCCCGCCAGCCTGCTGGCGTTGGCCGGCGCACTCTCCCGCGATGCGCCGTCGGCGCCCGAAGCACGTCGACTCTGGTATCGCGCCAAGTCATTGGAAATGCTGGCGGCCTTCGTGCAACTGTTGTCCGTGCCCGAATTGCCGAAGAGCCTGGCCGGGCTGGAACACCGGCGGTTGCATGAAGCGTGTCTGCTGTTGCGTGAACGCTGTACGGAACAATGGCCGCCTGGCCGTCTGGCGCGGATGGTGGGGTTGTCGGAAAAACGCCTGCAGCAATTGATGCGGGAAACCGTGGGCCGATCGGTGCACGCGTACCTGAGCGATGTGCGGCTGGCGAGAGCCGCGGAATTGCTGCGCGGCGGCATGAGCGTGACGCAGGCGGCCGGGGATCTCGGGTATTCGAGCCTTAGCCATTTCAGCAAGATCTTCAAGGCGCGGTACGGCGCTTCTCCGCGGTCTTGGTGA
- a CDS encoding DUF4148 domain-containing protein, which yields MKTLVSALILSASFIGAAQAGELDYPPALDTHSTVTRAQVQQELAEARANGELVFGEEGYAAAPIAQAGDKTRAQIKQELAAARAQGLTEGGELDYPPVQG from the coding sequence ATGAAGACCCTCGTATCCGCCCTGATTCTTTCCGCTTCCTTCATCGGCGCCGCCCAAGCCGGCGAACTGGACTACCCGCCCGCCCTGGACACGCACAGCACGGTCACCCGCGCCCAAGTGCAGCAGGAACTGGCTGAAGCCCGCGCCAACGGTGAGCTGGTGTTCGGCGAAGAAGGCTACGCCGCCGCCCCGATCGCTCAGGCAGGCGACAAGACCCGCGCCCAGATCAAGCAAGAACTGGCCGCCGCGCGCGCCCAGGGCCTGACCGAAGGTGGCGAACTGGACTACCCGCCCGTCCAAGGCTGA
- a CDS encoding DUF4148 domain-containing protein — MKTLISALILSASFIGAAQAGELDYPPALNTQSTVTRAQVQQELAEARANGELVFGEEGYAATAFAHAGDKTRAQVKQELAAARAQGLTDAGELDYPPVQG, encoded by the coding sequence ATGAAGACCCTCATTTCCGCCCTGATCCTTTCCGCTTCCTTCATCGGCGCCGCCCAGGCTGGCGAGCTGGACTATCCGCCCGCCCTGAACACCCAAAGCACGGTCACCCGCGCCCAGGTGCAGCAGGAACTGGCTGAGGCCCGCGCCAACGGCGAACTGGTGTTCGGCGAAGAAGGCTATGCCGCGACCGCGTTTGCCCACGCCGGCGACAAGACCCGTGCCCAGGTCAAGCAGGAACTGGCCGCTGCCCGCGCCCAAGGCCTGACCGACGCCGGCGAACTGGACTACCCGCCCGTGCAAGGCTGA